In the Micromonospora narathiwatensis genome, one interval contains:
- a CDS encoding GNAT family N-acetyltransferase: MRYLRTDGRVGIRRPRPADEAEFVAAARRSRDLHHPWLSAPDDAERFAAYLRKIRGRHDSGYLFCDVATGEIAGYANISGIVMGALRGGYLGYAAFRPYAGTGHASAGVRLVVAHAFTALGLHRLEANIQPGNEPSKRLAGRLGFRQEGYSPDYLFVDGAWRDHERWAITAPLPG, translated from the coding sequence GTGAGATACCTGCGTACCGACGGGCGGGTCGGCATCCGCCGTCCGCGACCCGCCGACGAGGCGGAGTTCGTCGCCGCCGCCCGGCGCAGCCGGGACCTGCACCACCCGTGGCTGTCGGCCCCCGACGACGCCGAGCGGTTCGCGGCGTACCTGCGCAAGATCCGGGGGCGGCACGACTCCGGTTACCTGTTCTGCGACGTGGCCACCGGTGAGATCGCCGGCTACGCCAACATCAGCGGCATCGTCATGGGCGCGTTGCGCGGCGGCTACCTGGGCTACGCCGCCTTCCGGCCGTACGCCGGCACCGGGCACGCCTCGGCCGGGGTCCGGCTGGTCGTCGCGCACGCGTTCACCGCGCTCGGTCTGCACCGGCTGGAGGCGAACATCCAGCCCGGCAACGAGCCGTCGAAGCGGCTGGCCGGCCGCCTGGGCTTCCGGCAGGAGGGCTACTCGCCGGACTATCTCTTCGTCGACGGCGCCTGGCGGGACCACGAGCGGTGGGCGATCACCGCGCCGCTACCGGGCTGA